Genomic DNA from Halobaculum sp. MBLA0147:
TGACGACGCGGCCGCCGCGTCGCTCCCACTCCGTGAGGCTCCCCTCGTAGAAGCCCACGTGCTCGAACGAGAGGTGCCGCAAGACGAGGTAGGTGTGGCTGATCCGGCGCGCGGTGTTACAGTAGAGCACGATCCGCCGCTCCGGGTCGATCCCGCGCTCGGAGAGGATCGTCCGCAGTCGCTCGCGCGGGTGGAGCCCCCGCGTCCCGTCCGTGTCGACCAGTTCGAGCCAGTCCAACTGTACGGCACCGGGGAGGTGGCCCTCCTCGTACTCCCACGCCTCGCGCGTGTCGACGAGGAGTGTGTCGTCGTCCAGCGCCGCCTGGACCGTCTCGAAGTCGACCAACGGTGTGTCTGCGACCGTCTCCGGCGAGCGGGCGTCGTACGTCGTCGGCGTCGGTGTCGGCGTCTCGCGTGCGACCGCGCGGTCGCGACTCCAGGCGCTGTAGTCGCCGTCGAGCACGAACAGTCGGTCCGGGTCGTGACCGTACAGCAACGCCGTCACGACGAACCGCGCCGCGAACACCCCGTGGGTGTCGTCGTACGCGACGACGGTGTCGTCCGTCTCGATCCCGGCAGTCGAGAGTCGGTCCTGCCACGCCGCGACGCCCGGGAGCATGCCCACGTCGGCCGTGTCGTCGGTGCGGTCGCCGTCGTCCGCGTCGTCCGTGTCGGTCGTGCCGTCCGCCGCTTCGTCGGTCCCGTCGGTCGCGTCGTCTGCCTCGCCGTCACCGCTCCGGAACTCGTCGAACGGGATCGACACCGCCTCGGGGAGGTGTCCGATCCCGTCGAACTCCCAGGCGTCGCGCACGTCGACGACGCGGAAGTCGTCGTCCCCGAGTCGGTCCGCGACCGTCTCGTGGTCGAGAAACACGTCCATACCACCAGTTGCCACGCGGTCCACATACGTACCACGACTGCGGCGAGTCCGACGGGGCGGGGACGGCCGTCGGGTAGACACGGGTGAAGAACCGGTCGCGGTCCACGGCGACCGACCGGCGACCGAGACGCCGGAGGCGCGTCCGTCGAAGCGACAAATGTTGCTGGTAGTTCGCGGGAGCCGCGACACATCTCCGGCGCGCCTCCGGAACCTCCGTCTGTCCACTGGGACGGGGGGACACGGAACCAGTAATATTTGTCGGTACGTGGGACGGACGGCCGATACGGCCGTCGTGAGGGGTCTTTATGCCGACGGCAGTCGTACCGTCGAGTGCGATGTCAGATTACGCTACAGACGTACTCGTGAGCGCGGACTGGGTCGAGGCGCGACTGGACGAGTTCCAGTCCGACGACCCCGCACACCGCCTGGTCGAGGTCGACGTGGACACGGAGGCGTACGACGAGGGCCACGCCCCCGGCGCCATCGGGTTCAACTGGGAGACCGACCTCCAGGACCAGACGCAGCGAGACGTGCTCTCGAAGGACGACTTCGAGGCGCTGAACGCGGAACACGGTATCTCCGACGACTCGACGGTCGTGCTGTACGGGGACAACTCGAACTGGTTCGCGGCCTACACCTACTGGCAGTACAAGTACTACGGCCACGACGACGTGCGCCTGCTCGACGGCGGCCGCGAGTACTGGGTCGAGAACGACTACGAGCTGACCGACGAGGTGCCGTCGTTCCCGGAGACGGAGTACGAGGCCGACGAGCCGGACGAGTCGATCCGTGCGTACCGCGGCGACGTGGAGGACGCCATCGACGCCGGCACGCCACTCGTCGACGTACGCTCGCCCGAGGAGTTCTCCGGCGAGATCCTCGCGCCGCCGGGCCTCCAGGAGACCGCCCAGCGCGGCGGTCACATCCCGGGCGCTCGCAACATCTCGTGGGCCTCCGTCACCAACGACGACGGGACGTTCAAGACGAAGGAAGAGCTCGAAGAGCTGTACGAGGACGTGCTCGCGGAGGGTGACGACGAGATCGTCGCCTACTGCCGGATCGGCGAGCGCTCCTCGGTCGCCTGGTTCGCGCTGCACGAGCTCGTCGGCGCCGATCAGACCGTCAACTACGACGGCTCCTGGACGGAGTGGGGCAACCTCGTGCGCGCCCCCATCGAGACCGGTAGCGGCGACTGATCGCCACGAGCGTCACGACTACCCGTTCTTTCGAGTGTCCCCGACCCGGAGTCACCACGCCGAGCCGTCCCCGACCCGGAGTCACGACTCTGAACCGTCTCCGTCGTCGCCGGCGGTGTGTCCCCCCGTGCCAGTCGCCGGCGACGTGCTCCCACGGGGCGGGTCCTCGTCGGCCGGATCGGGTGGGACCGTCGCTCCAGGGGCCGACTCTTCGACGGCCGTCCCACTGGCCACCGACTCCTCGCCGACCGCCCCGCCGGCCGCCGACCCCCGGCCGGCCGACCGCTCTCCGTCCGGCGTGTCGTCGAGCCGTCGTTGGGCGCGCTCGACGCCGTCGGACAACAACAGTACCGTCTCGACGAGTAAGGCGACGACGAGCGGGCCGAGCACGAACCCGACGGCGCCGACGGTGAGCACCCCGCCGACGAAGCCGACGAAGTACAACGAGACGGGCAGTTCCGTCGTGTACTCCGCCAGTCGCGTCCGGATCACGGCGTCCGGGAGGAACCCGACGATCACGAGTCCGAACACGGTGACGAGGATCGCGCCGGTGAGGTCCCCGGCGAGCACCTCCAGCCCGGCCAACACCACGACGACGACGCTGGGGCCGAGGATCGGCACGAACTGGAGCACCGCCGAGAGGACGCCCAACACCACCGGGGAGTCGTACCCCAGCGCCCAGAACGTCCCCGTCCCGAGGAGGAAGGTGCCGACGGCCGTCGCCGCCTGGAGGACGTAGATCGCCCGTAGCGTCTCGCCGGCGCGTCGGTGGAGCGCGAACAGCGGCTCGTGGTACGCCCGTGGGACCGCGCGGACCGCCGCGGTCCGGAGTGCGTCCGGGCGGTAGAGCAGGCCGTACAACAGCAACACGAGCACGGTTGCCTTCAGCGCGATCACCGGCGCGACCGCCGCGACTTCGATGGCGACGCCGGTGAGCGTCTCGCGGGCCAGTGCGATCAGCGGTTCGACGGGGATCTCGTAGGTCACCTCGCCGACGGTGACCGGCAACACGTCCGGCAGCGACTCGAAGAGCGCGACCGCCGCGGCACGGCGCTCGTACAGGACGAACGCGACGGGCGCGACGAAGCCGACGACGATCAGCGACGCCAGTGCCGTCGCGACACCCGCCGCCACCCGCCGCGGTGCACCGCGCGCGACGGCCTCGTTGCGAACTGGCAACAGGACGTACCCCAGCGTCACGGCGAGCACGACCGTCGCGAGCACGTCCGCGAGCACGACGGCGGTCACCGCACTCAACGCGAGCAGCGTCGCCGCCAACGCCGTCTGTCGACTCGGTGGCACGGTACTACCCGGAACGGGTGACGGCTTGAACGTTCTCCCGTCTGCGTGGTGTCGAGACTGGGCAGTCACGTCGCGCTCCCCGAAGACACTCCTCGGTCCGGGACGACCCCGGAAGTGTGTCAGACGGCGACGGCGGAGCCACGAGAGCAGCGCAGAGTCGAGAGGTGGGACCGACGGACGAAGACCTGTACGCGACGGTGATCCGCGTCGGGGCGGTGATCGTGCTGGTCCAGTGTCTCGTCGGTCTCGTCGCCGCCCGCGTGGCCGTCGGGGCCGCGCTGGCCGTCCTGCTGTTCGCCGGTGCCGGCGCGGCGCTCACGTTGGCCGCGAGTCTCGCCGGAGGACGTGGCGGGTGACCGTCGACGACACAGCCACCGCTCGCCGCGGCAGGCGACCGTCCACGGCGCAGCCGCCGCCCGTCGCGTCGGATCGGCCTCCGGAACAGCTACCACGCCGGCTCGACTCTCCGGACGTGTGCCCTCCGAGATCGAGCGGCTCCGAGAGACAGTCGTACAGGTCGGCGCACTACTCGTCCTCGTCGAGGTGCTCTCGACGGTCGCCACGGGTGGTGGCGACCCGCCGGTCTGGATCGGGACACTCCTGATCGTGAGTGGGATCGGGAGTGCACTGTTCCTGTTCACGAGTCTCGTGCGTGGCGTCGTCCGGCGCCACGCTGTCGACTGATCACTCCGTCGACACGACGACGCGGCCGTCTCCACACACGACCGCCAGACGACCCCGAAGAGCAAAGACGGCGTAGACCCAACGACGCTCCGTGAGGGAGTTCGAACGCAAACAACTCCTGGAACGTGTCGAGCGCGACTCCGCGACCGTCGGGCGGACACTCCCGGACGGCGTCGAGGTGCAAGGCGAGGAGATCGACCTCCAGGAGTTCGTCTTCGAGATCAAGCGTCGGGACACGATCCCGGCCGGGGAACGCGACCGCGTCGAGCGGGCCAAGCGCAACCTCCGGCGGGAACGACGCGAGCGGCTGGAGTTGATCGAGGAGAACGAGGTGTCCTTCGCGGAGGGCGAGGAGTTGGTCGAGGGGATCGTCGGGATCGACCGCGCGCTGAACGCGCTCGAACAGCTCCGCCCGGTCGACCTCGAGGCCGAGGCGCGCAAACAGGAGACAGCCGATCGCCAGCGCTGGATGAACTTCCTCCGGAAGGCGCTGGGCAGAGACGACGGCGACAGTCACGGCGGGCGTGGGAGTCGGCGCGGCTCGCGGTGAGGTGACGAGCGTCGGGGCCGGGACACGGACTGCACCCGACAACTACGCGATGACCACGGACGTGGACGCGACACGACTACCACGAACGCGGACACGACACGACCACCACACGACCACCACGGACGCAGACGCCACACGGACACAGACCACAGATGCGCAACGACGAGATCGCGACACTGCTCGAAGAGTTCGCCGACCGACTGGAGGCGACCGGCGTGGAGTACAAACCCAGCGCCTACCGTCGCGCGGCCGAGAACGTCCGGGAGTACCCCGGTGCCGTCGAGGATCTGGCGGCCGACGGCGAGGACGCCGTCGCGGAGATCGACCGCGTCGGCGACGCCATCGCGTCGAAGATCGTCGAGTACGTCGAGACGGGCGAGATCGAGGAGTTGGCGGAGTTGCGGGCGAAGTTGCCGGTCGACATCGCGGCGCTGACCCGCGTCGAGGGGGTCGGACCGAAGACCGTCGGCTCGCTGTACGACGCACTCGGCGTCGAGGACCTCGACGACCTCGAACGCGCCGCGGAGGCGGGCGAGATCCAGACGGTGACGGGGTTCGGCGCGAAGACGGAACAGAACATCCTGGAGAACGTCCAGTTCGCCCGCGAGGCGGCCGAGCGGACGCGGCTCGGCGCGGCGCGACCGCTTGCGGACGACCTGTTGGCGTACCTCCGAGAGAGCGAGGCGGTCGAACGGGCGGCGACCGCGGGGTCGATCCGCCGGTGGCGCGACACGGTCGGCGACGTGGACGTGTTGGTCGCGACGACGGCCGGCGAGGCGGTCGTCGAGCGGTTCACCGAGTGGTCCGCGGCCGACGACGTGATCGAGGCGGGCGCCCAGAAGGCGAGCGTGCGCGCCGACGGGGTCCGCGTCGACGTACGGACCGTCGTCCCCGCGGAGTTCGGGGCCGCACTCCAGTACTTCACCGGGTCGCTCGATCACAACGTCGCGCTCCGGAACCGCGCCATCGACCGCGAGTTGAAACTCAACGAGTACGGCGTCTTCGACGTGTCCGACGTCGACGACCCCGACGCAGACCAGCGCGTCGGCGAGCGCGTCGCCGGCCGGACGGAGGCGGACGTGTACGAGACGCTGGATCTCCCGGCGTTCCCGCCGGAGATCAGAGAGGGGACCGGGGAGATCGAGGCCGCCGACGCCGACGCCCTCCCCGAACTGGTGACCGCCGACGACGTGCGCGGCGACCTCCACACGCACACGGACTGGTCGGACGGGGGGAACACGGTCGCGGAGATGGTCGCGGCGGCCACGGAGCGCGGCTACGCGTTCCACTGCGTGACGGACCACGCCGCCGGACCGGGCGTGTTCGGCGACACCGGGCTGACCGACGAGCAGATCCGCGAACAGGTGGCCGCCGTCGAGTCGGTCCGGGCGGACGCCGAGATCGACGTGTACCACGGGGTCGAGGCGAACGTCGACGCCGACGGCGACGTGACGACGGACGAGGACCTGCTGGCGGAGTTGGACCTCGTCGTCGCGTCGCCCCACGCCGCGCTCGGGCAGGGGGAGGCGACCGACCGCCTGATCCGGGCGGTCGAGCACCCGGAAGTCGACGTGTTGGGCCACCCGACCGGGCGGCTCATCAACGAGCGCGCCGGGTTGGAGGTGGACTTCCAGCGGCTCGCCGACGCCGCTGCGGCCGCCGACACGGCGCTGGAGGTGAACGCGAACCCCGCGCGAATAGACCTCCACGGGGAGGCCGTCCGCGCGGCCGTCGAGGCGGGTGCGCCGGTCGCGGTGAACACGGACGCCCACTCGCCGGGCGAGTTCGACAACGTCCGGTACGGGATCCACACCGCGCGACGCGGGTGGGCCGAACCCGCGGACGTGGTGAACACCTGGGAGACAGAACGGCTGGAGGCGTTCCTGGGGTGACGCCGTGCCGGGAAGACTCGCTGGGGTGACAGCGTGAGGGAGACGGATCGCGCGGAGCGGTTCCTCTGTGACGCGATGCTCGGAAAGCTGGCGACGTACCTGCGGATGTGCGGGTACGACGCGGCGTACGCGCTGGACCGCGGGGTGGAGGCCGACGACAGACTCCGCGAGATCGCCGCGAGTGAGGGCCGGCGACTGCTCACACGAGACGTGGATCTGGCGGCACGGACACGTCGTGGTGTGGCGAGCGACGAGCCCCGTCGGGAGGCGGTGTCTCGGGGAGAGTCGACGGACGGCGACGCGACGGCGACCACCACCGACGGACCGCCGGAGCCGATTCTCCTGGAGACGCGGGAGGTCGAGGACCAACTCCGAGAGGTGCAGGCGGCGGGGTACGAGGTGACGTTGGCGGCACGGCCGGCACGGTGTGGAGACTGCAACGGGACCGTCGAGCGAGTCGAGCCGTCGGCCGACCGGCCGGCGTACGTCCCCGACGAGCGGACGGACGTGTGGCGCTGCGTCGACTGCGGGCGGCACTTCTGGAAGGGCGGCCACTGGGACCGCGTCGCCGAGACGCTCGCGAATCTGTGAGCGGTGTCACCACGGCACTCACCGTCGAGTGAACGGGGAGACCCCGGACGCTACTCCAGGTACCCCAGATCGCGGAGTTGGTCGGTGATCTCGTCGAAGTCGGACTCCGTGAGCGTCTCCTCGGACTGCTGGTGTTGGATGACGATACTCCGGAGGAGGAACCGCACGAGGTCGCTCGTCGAGGAGAAACTCGTCCCCTCGATAGTCTCGTCGACCCGGTCCGCGAGGTCCTTCGGGATCGAGACGGTGGTGTAGTCTGTCACACACGCCCGTGGCGCTGGCGCGCCGATAAACGCCGCGGTCGGGGTGGCCACGTCCCACGCTCTGTCCCGTCGCTCGCCGGTGGTCGTTTCCCGTGCGGCCGTCGGCCGCTCGGGACCGTCGCGTCCCGCACCGCTTTTCCTCACGCCGGCCGTACCGGTTCACGATGGCTGTCAGACCACCGCAGGGCGGGGACGACGAGCCGGAGGCGATCGCGTTCGGCATCGCGGCGTTGGACGCACGACTCGACGAGGCAGACGTGTCGTTCCCGGCGACGACGGAGGAGCTCGTCGCCGCGCTCGACGAGCCGGCGATCCCCTACGACGCCGCCGGCAACACCCTGCGGCTCCGGGCGGCGATCGACGAACTCCCGCGGGACCGCTTCGAGTCCGAACAGGAACTGCTCGAACTGCTCCACCCGGTGTTCGAGGCGTACCGCGACCGCGCCGGTGCCTCCATCGTCGCCCGCCTCCGCGGACTCCTCCCCTTTTGACTGTCGGGGTCCGTCGGCCCCCTCGCGCACCCCGTCGAGAGCTTTCCCCGAGGACTCGTCTCCTACGTACCGAGAATCGAGTAAACGTTTAGACACCTCGCGGACGGAGCGTCTCGTGTGTTCCGAGTGTTCGTCAGCGACGACATGGCGATGTTGGACGGGATCGCGCCGGCGATCGAGGCGGCTGCGGACGGTCCAGTCGCCGTCGAGACCGGGGTGGCGGAGACGCCGGAAGCGGTGATCGACGCCTGTCGGGAGACAGACGCCGACGCGTTGGTCGCGGGGGCACAGACGCCGGTGACCGCCGAGGTGGTCGCGGAGACGGAGCCGTCGCTCGTGAGTCGGGCTGGCGTCGGCGTCGACACGATCGACCTCGACGCGGCGAGTGACGCGGGCGTGACGGTGACCAACGCGCCGGACTACTGCACCGAGGAGGTGGCGAGCCACGCCGTCGCCCTGCTGACGGCGGCGGCGCGACGGCTCGGGCGGTTCGACCGTGCGGTCCGCGACGGCGCGTGGGGGTGGGAGGACACCCCGGCACCGCGGCGACTGAGCGAGGCGACGCTCGGCTGTGTCGGCTTCGGACGGATCGCCCGCGAGGCGGTCGCGATGGCGGA
This window encodes:
- a CDS encoding sulfurtransferase gives rise to the protein MDVFLDHETVADRLGDDDFRVVDVRDAWEFDGIGHLPEAVSIPFDEFRSGDGEADDATDGTDEAADGTTDTDDADDGDRTDDTADVGMLPGVAAWQDRLSTAGIETDDTVVAYDDTHGVFAARFVVTALLYGHDPDRLFVLDGDYSAWSRDRAVARETPTPTPTTYDARSPETVADTPLVDFETVQAALDDDTLLVDTREAWEYEEGHLPGAVQLDWLELVDTDGTRGLHPRERLRTILSERGIDPERRIVLYCNTARRISHTYLVLRHLSFEHVGFYEGSLTEWERRGGRVVTAE
- a CDS encoding Mut7-C RNAse domain-containing protein, producing MRETDRAERFLCDAMLGKLATYLRMCGYDAAYALDRGVEADDRLREIAASEGRRLLTRDVDLAARTRRGVASDEPRREAVSRGESTDGDATATTTDGPPEPILLETREVEDQLREVQAAGYEVTLAARPARCGDCNGTVERVEPSADRPAYVPDERTDVWRCVDCGRHFWKGGHWDRVAETLANL
- a CDS encoding NAD(P)-dependent oxidoreductase, which produces MFRVFVSDDMAMLDGIAPAIEAAADGPVAVETGVAETPEAVIDACRETDADALVAGAQTPVTAEVVAETEPSLVSRAGVGVDTIDLDAASDAGVTVTNAPDYCTEEVASHAVALLTAAARRLGRFDRAVRDGAWGWEDTPAPRRLSEATLGCVGFGRIAREAVAMADGLVGETVVSDPYVDAETVADYGAEHVDFETVTERADLLAVFAPLTPETRALVDAAALERLPEDAVVVNVGRGAVIDDAALADALADGAVAAAGLDVLPTEPPVDSPLVGREDVLVTPHAGWYSVEAREDLFATVASAVAAVADGGRPDERVTVVDGA
- a CDS encoding AI-2E family transporter, whose translation is MPPSRQTALAATLLALSAVTAVVLADVLATVVLAVTLGYVLLPVRNEAVARGAPRRVAAGVATALASLIVVGFVAPVAFVLYERRAAAVALFESLPDVLPVTVGEVTYEIPVEPLIALARETLTGVAIEVAAVAPVIALKATVLVLLLYGLLYRPDALRTAAVRAVPRAYHEPLFALHRRAGETLRAIYVLQAATAVGTFLLGTGTFWALGYDSPVVLGVLSAVLQFVPILGPSVVVVVLAGLEVLAGDLTGAILVTVFGLVIVGFLPDAVIRTRLAEYTTELPVSLYFVGFVGGVLTVGAVGFVLGPLVVALLVETVLLLSDGVERAQRRLDDTPDGERSAGRGSAAGGAVGEESVASGTAVEESAPGATVPPDPADEDPPRGSTSPATGTGGHTAGDDGDGSES
- a CDS encoding DUF5788 family protein translates to MREFERKQLLERVERDSATVGRTLPDGVEVQGEEIDLQEFVFEIKRRDTIPAGERDRVERAKRNLRRERRERLELIEENEVSFAEGEELVEGIVGIDRALNALEQLRPVDLEAEARKQETADRQRWMNFLRKALGRDDGDSHGGRGSRRGSR
- the polX gene encoding DNA polymerase/3'-5' exonuclease PolX, giving the protein MRNDEIATLLEEFADRLEATGVEYKPSAYRRAAENVREYPGAVEDLAADGEDAVAEIDRVGDAIASKIVEYVETGEIEELAELRAKLPVDIAALTRVEGVGPKTVGSLYDALGVEDLDDLERAAEAGEIQTVTGFGAKTEQNILENVQFAREAAERTRLGAARPLADDLLAYLRESEAVERAATAGSIRRWRDTVGDVDVLVATTAGEAVVERFTEWSAADDVIEAGAQKASVRADGVRVDVRTVVPAEFGAALQYFTGSLDHNVALRNRAIDRELKLNEYGVFDVSDVDDPDADQRVGERVAGRTEADVYETLDLPAFPPEIREGTGEIEAADADALPELVTADDVRGDLHTHTDWSDGGNTVAEMVAAATERGYAFHCVTDHAAGPGVFGDTGLTDEQIREQVAAVESVRADAEIDVYHGVEANVDADGDVTTDEDLLAELDLVVASPHAALGQGEATDRLIRAVEHPEVDVLGHPTGRLINERAGLEVDFQRLADAAAAADTALEVNANPARIDLHGEAVRAAVEAGAPVAVNTDAHSPGEFDNVRYGIHTARRGWAEPADVVNTWETERLEAFLG
- a CDS encoding sulfurtransferase, with translation MSDYATDVLVSADWVEARLDEFQSDDPAHRLVEVDVDTEAYDEGHAPGAIGFNWETDLQDQTQRDVLSKDDFEALNAEHGISDDSTVVLYGDNSNWFAAYTYWQYKYYGHDDVRLLDGGREYWVENDYELTDEVPSFPETEYEADEPDESIRAYRGDVEDAIDAGTPLVDVRSPEEFSGEILAPPGLQETAQRGGHIPGARNISWASVTNDDGTFKTKEELEELYEDVLAEGDDEIVAYCRIGERSSVAWFALHELVGADQTVNYDGSWTEWGNLVRAPIETGSGD
- a CDS encoding ribbon-helix-helix domain-containing protein translates to MTDYTTVSIPKDLADRVDETIEGTSFSSTSDLVRFLLRSIVIQHQQSEETLTESDFDEITDQLRDLGYLE